A single region of the Leptotrichia massiliensis genome encodes:
- the rpe gene encoding ribulose-phosphate 3-epimerase: MIKEKRTIIAPSLLAADFSKLKEEITEVEKLGAEYLHLDVMDGNFVPNISFGAPVISSLRKHSNLVFDIHLMVNEPDYLIEDFAQFSDIITVHAEATKHLNRTIQLIKSFGKKVGIALNPSTPLDVIKYDLDNIDMMLIMTVNPGFGGQKFIPKMLQKIKDLRKINQNIDIEVDGGINAETGKLVKEAGANVLVAGSYIFSGNYKEKIESLK, from the coding sequence TCACTGCTTGCTGCAGATTTTAGCAAATTAAAAGAAGAAATTACGGAAGTGGAAAAACTAGGAGCAGAATATCTGCATTTGGATGTTATGGATGGAAATTTTGTACCAAATATCAGCTTTGGAGCTCCTGTTATTTCATCTTTACGAAAACATAGCAATCTTGTATTTGACATTCACCTTATGGTAAACGAACCAGATTACTTAATAGAAGATTTTGCACAATTCTCAGACATAATCACAGTCCATGCTGAAGCTACAAAGCACTTAAACAGAACAATCCAGCTAATAAAATCTTTTGGAAAAAAAGTAGGAATTGCATTAAATCCTTCTACTCCACTGGATGTTATAAAATATGATCTGGATAATATTGATATGATGTTAATTATGACAGTAAATCCAGGATTTGGCGGGCAGAAGTTCATTCCTAAAATGCTTCAAAAAATAAAAGATTTGCGAAAAATTAACCAAAATATTGATATTGAAGTGGATGGAGGAATCAACGCTGAAACTGGAAAATTAGTAAAAGAAGCTGGAGCAAATGTGTTAGTTGCAGGTTCATATATTTTTAGCGGAAATTATAAAGAAAAAATTGAATCTTTAAAATAA
- a CDS encoding Abi family protein: protein MMARDEFLTFREQVKLFKDRGMIITDEEKAEKILQFINYYKLKECSLPYFKDGQYTQDITFDEILTRFYENKNLRINLLRLTEKVEISLKTKFSYLIGEKFGAYGYLDFYKWVDKTEYCRHFRAFKEKDFKKRIDRSLGNSKNELLKTYKQSHNKIPIWLVTDILTFGEILDLYKLLYKKYQNKIAKEHNLSGIIYLSWLENINLIRNLSAHNSNIVDIKFSTKPKILDEFKNKLYFVNGKISDRIAVSILILEYLAFVINLKYPDGAIRKSLKKLCRNKTDEEAQKLGFKDFEIIKNLKI from the coding sequence ATGATGGCAAGAGATGAATTTCTGACTTTTAGAGAACAAGTAAAACTCTTTAAAGATAGAGGAATGATTATTACTGATGAAGAAAAAGCTGAAAAAATATTGCAATTTATAAATTACTATAAACTAAAAGAATGCTCGTTACCTTATTTTAAAGATGGACAATACACACAAGACATTACTTTTGATGAAATATTAACTAGATTTTATGAAAATAAAAATTTAAGAATCAATTTATTAAGATTAACCGAAAAAGTCGAAATTTCATTAAAAACTAAATTTTCTTATTTAATAGGTGAAAAATTTGGAGCTTATGGATACCTAGATTTCTATAAGTGGGTCGATAAAACAGAATATTGTAGACATTTCCGAGCATTTAAAGAAAAAGATTTTAAAAAAAGAATAGATAGAAGTTTAGGAAATAGTAAAAATGAATTACTTAAAACATACAAACAAAGTCACAATAAAATACCAATATGGCTAGTAACAGATATTTTGACATTTGGGGAAATACTAGATTTATATAAATTACTATATAAAAAATATCAGAATAAAATAGCTAAAGAGCATAATTTATCTGGAATTATATATTTATCTTGGTTGGAAAATATCAATTTAATTAGAAACTTGTCAGCTCATAATTCAAATATTGTAGATATAAAATTTTCCACAAAGCCCAAAATATTAGATGAATTTAAAAACAAATTATATTTTGTTAATGGTAAAATATCCGATAGGATAGCAGTATCAATTTTAATATTAGAATATTTAGCTTTTGTAATTAATTTAAAATACCCAGATGGGGCTATTAGAAAAAGTTTAAAAAAATTATGCCGTAACAAAACAGATGAAGAAGCTCAAAAATTAGGTTTTAAAGATTTTGAAATAATTAAAAATTTAAAGATATAA
- the whiA gene encoding DNA-binding protein WhiA: protein MSYSANVKREIFNLENSDKDTVYAELFGIFIAKNVITEHGIYFSTENVSLAKRIYSNLRAVTNIPIQLKYVISKRLGTHKMYEVILFPTQHNQQEYKSFLKKIYFHKNFSVVENEKQLAGIIRGFFLSCGYIKSPEKAYAMDFFVDTEDSATYLYYLFKQMGKKVFQTEKKNKSLVYLRNSEDILDIIFLIGGINSFFEFEEVTINKEIRNKINRNMNWEIANETKKLSASEKQINMIKVIDEKMGLSELTDVLSETARIRLENQEMSLQELADLMEISKSGIKNRFRRLETIYKGLVEN from the coding sequence ATGTCGTATTCAGCAAATGTAAAAAGAGAAATCTTCAACTTGGAAAATTCAGATAAAGATACTGTTTATGCAGAGCTTTTTGGAATTTTTATTGCAAAGAATGTAATTACAGAACATGGAATTTATTTCAGCACTGAAAATGTATCGCTTGCTAAAAGAATTTATTCAAATTTACGGGCAGTAACAAATATCCCAATTCAACTAAAATACGTTATTAGTAAGCGTCTTGGAACACATAAAATGTATGAAGTGATACTTTTTCCCACTCAGCACAACCAGCAGGAATACAAATCATTTTTAAAAAAAATTTATTTTCACAAAAATTTTTCAGTTGTGGAGAATGAAAAACAGCTAGCTGGTATAATTAGAGGTTTTTTCCTTAGCTGTGGATATATAAAGTCTCCAGAAAAAGCTTATGCAATGGACTTTTTTGTGGATACTGAAGATTCTGCCACTTATTTGTATTATTTGTTTAAACAGATGGGGAAAAAAGTTTTTCAGACAGAGAAAAAAAATAAGAGCCTTGTTTATTTAAGAAATTCAGAAGACATTTTGGATATAATTTTTTTAATTGGGGGAATAAATTCGTTTTTTGAATTTGAGGAAGTTACGATAAATAAGGAAATTCGAAATAAAATTAATAGAAATATGAATTGGGAAATCGCAAATGAAACAAAAAAATTATCGGCTTCTGAAAAGCAGATTAACATGATAAAGGTAATTGATGAAAAAATGGGTCTTTCAGAATTGACAGACGTATTAAGCGAAACAGCAAGAATTCGGCTAGAGAATCAGGAAATGTCTCTACAGGAACTAGCAGACTTAATGGAAATTTCTAAATCTGGAATAAAAAATAGATTTAGACGGCTGGAAACAATTTACAAAGGACTGGTAGAAAACTAA
- the serS gene encoding serine--tRNA ligase, whose amino-acid sequence MLEMKYIRENADKVREYLKNRNSDFDLDSLLKFDEDRRNLLQEVEMLKKERNESSALIGKYKQEGKDPAELLARMQTVSAKIKELDQKVAEIDEKQLELAYTIPNKLSDTTPVGKDEDDNVEVRKWGTPREFDFEIKSHDELGVELGILDFERGAKLGGSRFTVYKNAAARLERALIAFMIDVHTGEHGFEEIFTPQLVRREMMVGTGQLPKFADDAYKIEGDEMYLIPTAEVTLTNLHNSEILDEEELPKYYCGYTACFRKEAGSGGRDLKGLIRQHQFNKVEMVKIVKPETSYNELEKMVNCAEKILQKLELPYRVLALCSGDIGFSAAKTYDLEVWVPSQGKYREISSCSNTEDFQARRAMIKYREKETGKSHFVHTLNGSGLAVGRTLLAIMENYQQNDGTIKVPEVLVPYMGGMTVIK is encoded by the coding sequence ATGTTGGAAATGAAATACATAAGGGAAAATGCTGATAAAGTCAGAGAATATTTAAAAAATAGAAATAGTGACTTTGATTTGGATTCATTGCTGAAATTTGATGAAGATAGAAGAAATTTGCTTCAGGAAGTGGAAATGTTAAAGAAAGAAAGAAATGAATCAAGTGCGTTGATAGGAAAATATAAACAGGAAGGAAAAGATCCTGCTGAATTACTTGCGAGAATGCAGACTGTCAGTGCAAAAATTAAGGAACTTGACCAAAAGGTAGCAGAAATTGATGAAAAGCAGTTGGAACTTGCTTATACGATTCCAAACAAATTAAGTGATACGACTCCAGTTGGAAAAGATGAAGATGATAATGTAGAAGTTAGAAAATGGGGAACTCCAAGAGAGTTTGACTTTGAAATAAAATCACATGATGAACTAGGAGTAGAACTAGGGATTTTGGACTTTGAAAGAGGGGCAAAACTTGGTGGTTCAAGATTTACAGTTTATAAAAATGCAGCTGCAAGATTGGAAAGAGCTTTGATTGCGTTTATGATTGATGTTCATACTGGGGAACATGGGTTTGAGGAGATTTTTACGCCACAATTAGTTAGACGAGAAATGATGGTGGGAACAGGACAACTTCCAAAATTTGCTGATGATGCCTATAAAATTGAAGGTGATGAAATGTACTTGATTCCAACCGCAGAAGTTACACTTACGAACTTGCATAACAGTGAAATTCTAGATGAAGAGGAATTGCCTAAATATTACTGTGGATATACAGCTTGCTTCAGAAAGGAAGCCGGTTCTGGAGGGCGTGATTTAAAAGGTCTTATAAGACAGCATCAGTTTAACAAAGTAGAAATGGTAAAAATTGTAAAACCTGAAACTTCTTACAATGAACTTGAAAAAATGGTAAACTGTGCAGAAAAAATATTGCAAAAACTCGAATTGCCATATAGAGTGCTGGCACTTTGCAGCGGAGATATAGGATTTAGTGCGGCAAAAACTTATGATTTGGAAGTTTGGGTGCCAAGCCAAGGAAAATACAGGGAAATTTCTTCTTGCTCAAATACAGAGGACTTTCAAGCTAGACGTGCAATGATTAAATACAGGGAAAAGGAAACTGGAAAGAGCCATTTTGTACATACTCTGAATGGATCGGGGCTTGCAGTGGGAAGAACATTGCTTGCAATTATGGAAAATTACCAGCAGAATGACGGAACTATAAAAGTTCCAGAAGTATTAGTGCCTTATATGGGTGGAATGACAGTTATAAAATAA
- a CDS encoding glycoside hydrolase family 25 protein yields MAKFIKFLTIMIIFGGIAGFLEFSGYLYHNDILAELAGYKVQGLDISHHQEKVNWTRVDKKYKFIILKATEGQNFLDTDFLYNWNNARLNGFIVGAYHFFTMTSSGEAQADFYISKVPASDKTLPPMIDLEISTKKYKKPDVIKHLKDMVEKLEKHYQKRVIFYVNYNTYNAYIKGEFPENKIWITDYKYFPKIEEDSRWIIWQVSRRGRIEGIPGFTDKNVLRKGMTVEELINQNKIN; encoded by the coding sequence ATGGCGAAATTTATAAAATTTTTGACAATTATGATAATTTTTGGAGGTATAGCGGGGTTTTTGGAATTTAGCGGATATTTATATCATAATGATATTTTAGCGGAATTAGCTGGATATAAAGTTCAGGGGCTGGATATTTCACATCATCAGGAAAAAGTCAACTGGACTCGTGTAGATAAGAAATACAAATTTATTATTTTGAAAGCAACTGAAGGACAAAATTTTCTTGATACAGATTTTTTATATAACTGGAATAATGCCAGATTGAATGGCTTTATAGTGGGAGCATATCATTTTTTTACAATGACGAGCAGTGGAGAAGCGCAAGCTGATTTTTACATAAGCAAAGTGCCAGCTTCTGACAAAACTTTACCACCAATGATTGATTTGGAAATATCTACAAAAAAATATAAAAAACCAGATGTAATCAAGCATTTAAAAGATATGGTTGAAAAACTTGAAAAACACTATCAAAAGAGAGTAATTTTTTATGTAAATTATAACACTTATAATGCATATATAAAAGGTGAATTTCCTGAAAATAAAATTTGGATTACAGATTATAAATATTTTCCAAAAATAGAAGAAGATAGCAGGTGGATAATCTGGCAAGTTTCAAGACGTGGAAGAATTGAAGGAATTCCAGGCTTTACAGATAAAAATGTACTTAGAAAAGGAATGACAGTGGAAGAATTGATAAATCAAAATAAAATAAATTGA
- a CDS encoding CTP synthase, whose translation MNTHNDSTKYIFVTGGVVSSLGKGIVASSLGRLLKERGYKVTIQKFDPYINVDPGTMSPYQHGEVFVTEDGAETDLDLGHYERFINENLTKYNNLTTGKIMSKIIAKERRGEFLGGTVQTVPHMTDEIKYNVIKAAEENNSDIVITEIGGTIGDIESDPFIEAIRQLKREVGRENIAYIHVTLLPYLKAAGELKTKPTQHSVKMLQGLGISPDVIVVRSEHPVDENIKKKISLFCDIDEEAVIESLDAKSLYEIPLTMEKLGLADVICKHFKIRNEKPLLTEWTKMVEKFKNPKKLVKVAVVGKYIELKDAYISIHESIEHAGFNLDTKVEIDYFKAGEFDVKKLADYDGILVPGGFGDRGIDGKVEAIKFARENNIPFFGICLGMQMACVEFARNVLGYKGATSTEFEKDTSYPIISLMEEQKGLKDMGGTMRLGAYPCILKDDSLAARVYGRTQIAERHRHRYEFNNAFREEFEKAGMDIVGLSPDGNYVEVIEIKDHPYFIASQYHPEFKSRPNRPHPLFTGWIKAALKKRSEK comes from the coding sequence ATGAATACACATAATGATTCAACAAAATATATATTTGTTACAGGTGGAGTTGTTTCATCGCTTGGAAAAGGAATTGTGGCTTCTTCTTTAGGGAGATTACTTAAAGAAAGAGGCTATAAGGTTACAATTCAAAAGTTTGATCCATATATAAATGTGGATCCAGGAACTATGAGCCCTTATCAGCATGGGGAAGTTTTTGTTACAGAGGATGGGGCAGAAACTGACTTGGATTTAGGACATTATGAAAGATTTATCAATGAGAATCTGACAAAGTATAATAATTTGACAACTGGGAAAATTATGTCAAAAATTATTGCAAAAGAGCGTCGTGGGGAATTTTTGGGAGGGACTGTACAAACTGTGCCTCACATGACAGATGAAATTAAGTACAATGTTATAAAAGCTGCTGAGGAGAATAACTCTGATATTGTAATTACTGAGATTGGTGGGACAATTGGGGATATTGAAAGTGATCCGTTTATTGAAGCGATTCGCCAGTTGAAAAGAGAAGTTGGAAGAGAAAATATTGCTTACATTCATGTAACATTATTGCCTTATTTAAAAGCAGCTGGGGAGCTTAAGACTAAACCTACACAGCACAGCGTAAAAATGCTTCAAGGACTTGGAATCTCGCCAGATGTGATTGTAGTGAGAAGTGAACATCCTGTTGATGAAAATATCAAGAAAAAAATCTCACTTTTCTGTGATATTGATGAAGAAGCGGTTATTGAATCGCTTGATGCAAAAAGCCTTTATGAAATACCATTAACCATGGAAAAATTAGGACTTGCCGATGTAATTTGCAAGCATTTTAAAATAAGAAATGAAAAGCCATTACTGACTGAATGGACTAAAATGGTGGAAAAATTCAAAAATCCTAAAAAACTTGTAAAAGTAGCAGTTGTTGGAAAATATATCGAATTAAAGGATGCTTACATAAGTATTCATGAATCAATAGAGCATGCTGGGTTTAATCTTGATACAAAAGTTGAAATTGACTATTTTAAGGCTGGAGAATTTGACGTGAAAAAACTGGCTGATTATGACGGAATTTTAGTGCCAGGTGGATTTGGCGACAGAGGAATAGATGGAAAAGTTGAAGCGATTAAATTTGCAAGGGAAAATAACATTCCATTTTTTGGAATCTGTCTTGGAATGCAAATGGCGTGTGTAGAATTTGCAAGAAATGTGCTTGGCTATAAAGGTGCTACTTCAACAGAATTTGAAAAGGACACTTCATATCCAATTATAAGCCTTATGGAAGAGCAAAAAGGTCTGAAAGATATGGGAGGAACAATGCGTCTTGGGGCATATCCATGTATATTAAAAGACGACAGTTTAGCTGCAAGAGTTTATGGAAGAACTCAGATTGCTGAAAGACACAGACATAGATACGAATTTAATAACGCTTTCAGAGAAGAATTTGAAAAAGCTGGAATGGATATCGTAGGATTATCTCCAGACGGAAATTACGTGGAAGTAATCGAAATAAAGGATCACCCATACTTCATAGCCTCACAATACCATCCAGAATTCAAAAGCCGTCCAAATCGTCCACATCCATTGTTCACAGGCTGGATAAAAGCGGCATTAAAGAAACGAAGCGAAAAATAA
- the lpxK gene encoding tetraacyldisaccharide 4'-kinase, with product MKLLSIIYGFIVFLRNKLYDLNIFKEKKVDGVEIICIGNIVAGGTGKTPAVQYFVQKYLEKNKKVGILSRGYKGKRETDLLLVRDEKKIYATSKESGDEAYLHALNFQIPVVVCKNRYEGATFLKEKCGVETIIMDDGFQHRKLKKDKNIILIDATNPFGMNDYLPKGRLRESLDSLKRADETIITKSNYVSREEIVKIKERLAKYQKPISVATFEESYFYKLNFENRKKLGKINNENNIRNEKFPLEIIKNKNVLIFSSIANPVVFYKTIKKLNPSNIDEIKFPDHHIYTSEEILEIKEKAQNYDYVLTTEKDIVKIDENIENLMILKMEFKIVEK from the coding sequence ATGAAATTATTGTCGATTATATATGGATTTATTGTTTTTTTACGAAATAAACTTTATGATTTGAATATTTTTAAAGAAAAAAAGGTTGATGGAGTGGAAATAATTTGCATTGGAAATATTGTGGCAGGAGGGACTGGGAAAACACCAGCTGTGCAGTATTTTGTGCAGAAATATCTAGAAAAAAATAAAAAAGTTGGAATTCTAAGTCGAGGTTACAAAGGAAAACGGGAAACTGATTTACTGCTTGTACGGGATGAAAAAAAGATTTATGCGACTTCCAAGGAATCAGGAGATGAAGCCTATTTGCATGCCTTAAATTTTCAAATTCCTGTCGTAGTCTGTAAAAATCGTTATGAAGGTGCAACTTTTTTAAAAGAAAAATGTGGTGTGGAAACAATTATTATGGACGATGGCTTTCAGCATAGAAAATTGAAAAAGGATAAAAATATAATTCTGATTGATGCAACAAATCCTTTTGGAATGAATGATTATTTGCCAAAAGGACGATTGCGGGAATCACTTGACTCTTTAAAAAGAGCTGATGAAACTATTATTACAAAAAGTAATTATGTTTCGAGAGAAGAAATTGTGAAAATTAAGGAAAGACTGGCAAAATATCAAAAACCGATTTCTGTTGCTACTTTTGAAGAAAGTTATTTTTACAAATTAAATTTTGAAAATAGGAAAAAATTGGGTAAAATAAATAATGAAAACAATATAAGAAATGAAAAATTTCCATTAGAAATTATTAAAAATAAAAATGTTCTGATTTTTTCTTCAATAGCAAATCCAGTCGTATTTTATAAGACAATAAAAAAATTAAATCCAAGTAATATTGATGAAATAAAATTTCCAGATCATCACATTTACACAAGTGAAGAAATTTTGGAAATAAAGGAAAAAGCCCAAAATTATGATTATGTTTTGACAACGGAAAAGGATATTGTGAAAATTGATGAAAATATAGAAAATTTAATGATTTTAAAAATGGAATTTAAAATTGTTGAAAAATAA
- a CDS encoding Rqc2 family fibronectin-binding protein — MLYLDGIGISFLIKEIKEKILRYKLTKIFQYDRVSFSLFFGKNNLIFQVKDNSTIFYLKDEKDPNTDFQSKFLLSLKKYLQNSILINIRQEGFDRIVYFDFEKLNQFGDVEKYTLIIEIMGKASNIFLTSKDKILSALYFTSIDVGNRVIMTGARYTLPFEEKKISPLYLEDENFPFETETFMEKIEGVGRAFALECSQDYHTFKKYLSSYKPVMYEILNRGKIQKVLTYNEFSEFNQKENATLENERKYFETLNEGLNAYFKTTITSNVISEKKKNLLKYVDSQIKKFKKIKKNIKVDLKKNENFEKYKNIGDILAANMHQIKYGMKKITVFDFYNNEEITINLDPLLSPNDNLNFYYNKYNKGKRTISALDSRFLDIQNEIRYFEEIKMFIEKETDFIGIEEIENELNLTNNGHKSKNKIKLNKPKKRDLLSFDYKGFQIFVGRNNKENEEISFSKGQPNDIWMHIKDIPGSHVLILRNNKEVPEDVLLHAANLACEYSKAKKGDKVTVDYCERKFLKKIKNSKPGNVIYTNFHSLLIDVQ, encoded by the coding sequence ATGCTTTATTTAGATGGAATTGGAATTTCATTTTTAATAAAAGAGATAAAAGAAAAAATATTACGATATAAATTGACAAAAATTTTTCAATATGATAGAGTTTCATTTTCACTTTTTTTTGGAAAGAATAACTTGATTTTTCAAGTAAAGGACAATTCAACAATTTTTTACTTAAAAGACGAAAAAGATCCAAATACTGATTTTCAATCAAAATTTTTGTTATCACTAAAAAAATATTTACAAAATTCAATTTTAATAAATATTCGTCAGGAAGGTTTTGATAGAATTGTATATTTTGACTTTGAGAAGTTAAATCAGTTTGGAGATGTGGAAAAATACACATTAATTATTGAAATTATGGGAAAAGCGAGCAATATTTTCTTAACTAGCAAAGATAAAATTCTCTCTGCGCTTTATTTTACTTCAATTGATGTTGGAAACCGTGTTATTATGACAGGTGCAAGATATACTTTGCCATTTGAGGAAAAAAAGATTTCGCCACTTTATCTGGAAGACGAAAATTTTCCATTTGAAACTGAAACTTTTATGGAAAAAATCGAAGGTGTCGGACGTGCCTTTGCACTGGAATGTTCTCAGGATTATCACACTTTTAAAAAATATTTATCCAGTTATAAGCCAGTAATGTACGAAATTTTAAATCGTGGAAAAATCCAGAAAGTGCTAACTTACAACGAATTTTCTGAATTTAATCAAAAGGAAAATGCAACTTTAGAAAATGAAAGAAAATATTTTGAAACTTTAAATGAAGGTTTAAATGCTTATTTTAAAACAACTATTACTTCCAACGTTATTAGTGAAAAAAAGAAAAATCTACTAAAATACGTTGATTCACAAATAAAAAAATTCAAAAAAATTAAGAAAAATATAAAAGTTGACTTGAAAAAAAATGAAAATTTTGAAAAATATAAAAATATTGGAGATATTTTGGCAGCGAATATGCATCAGATAAAATATGGAATGAAAAAGATTACAGTTTTTGATTTTTATAATAATGAGGAAATTACGATAAATCTGGATCCACTTTTATCTCCAAATGATAATTTAAACTTTTATTACAATAAGTATAATAAAGGAAAACGTACAATTTCAGCCTTAGATTCCAGATTTTTAGACATTCAGAATGAAATAAGATATTTTGAGGAAATAAAAATGTTTATCGAAAAAGAAACTGATTTTATTGGAATCGAGGAAATTGAAAACGAACTGAATTTAACAAATAATGGACATAAATCAAAAAATAAAATTAAATTGAATAAACCAAAAAAACGTGATTTATTGTCGTTTGACTACAAAGGCTTTCAAATCTTCGTTGGAAGAAACAACAAGGAAAATGAAGAAATATCCTTTTCAAAAGGACAGCCTAACGACATTTGGATGCACATAAAAGACATTCCTGGAAGCCATGTCCTTATTTTACGAAATAATAAGGAAGTTCCAGAAGATGTTCTCCTGCACGCTGCAAACCTTGCCTGTGAATATTCTAAAGCAAAAAAAGGGGACAAAGTTACAGTCGACTACTGCGAACGAAAATTTCTAAAAAAAATAAAAAATAGTAAACCAGGAAACGTGATTTATACAAACTTCCACTCTTTATTAATTGATGTTCAATAA
- a CDS encoding MarR family winged helix-turn-helix transcriptional regulator, producing MYEKIENLLDKFYKTYYKIEEINLNQVIKCLTTSELHIIEAIGENEITMNELSDKLGITMGTASVAVNKLTDKQFLERSRSDIDRRKVFVRLTSKGKVALNYHGDFHSNILEKITDDIPSKKLETFIEVFETIVKNLDKVKKDIQPESILNFEKDDLVQVSSIKGSVAIRKYLNEKGVMIKSLIKIINIDKYLITLLVDGDEKILNIEDAENIMVRKNAL from the coding sequence ATGTATGAAAAAATAGAAAATCTATTAGACAAATTCTATAAAACATATTATAAAATTGAAGAAATAAATTTAAATCAGGTAATTAAATGCTTGACTACATCTGAACTTCATATTATTGAAGCGATTGGGGAAAATGAAATTACAATGAATGAACTGTCTGACAAACTAGGCATTACAATGGGAACAGCCTCAGTCGCCGTAAACAAGCTGACTGACAAACAATTTCTGGAACGTTCCCGGTCGGATATTGACAGGCGTAAAGTTTTTGTAAGACTTACTTCAAAAGGAAAAGTTGCGTTAAACTATCATGGAGATTTTCACTCAAATATTCTTGAAAAAATTACAGATGATATTCCATCAAAGAAATTAGAAACATTTATCGAGGTTTTTGAAACAATTGTAAAAAATCTTGATAAAGTCAAAAAAGATATTCAGCCTGAATCAATACTAAATTTTGAAAAAGACGATTTGGTTCAAGTTTCTTCAATAAAAGGAAGTGTTGCAATCAGAAAATATTTAAATGAAAAAGGTGTTATGATAAAATCGCTAATAAAAATTATAAATATTGATAAATATTTGATAACTTTGCTCGTAGATGGGGATGAGAAGATACTAAATATTGAAGATGCAGAAAATATTATGGTTAGAAAAAATGCTCTTTAA
- a CDS encoding HPr family phosphocarrier protein, which yields MASKTVTMTNPTGLHTRPGGVFVAKAKEFESSVEVENEGKKVNGKSLLKLLSIGIKNGSEVTVHAEGPDADEAVEVLGELLATIRD from the coding sequence ATGGCAAGTAAAACAGTTACTATGACAAATCCTACAGGATTACATACAAGACCAGGTGGAGTATTTGTTGCTAAAGCAAAAGAATTTGAAAGTTCAGTAGAAGTGGAAAACGAAGGAAAAAAAGTAAATGGAAAATCTTTATTGAAATTATTATCAATTGGAATTAAAAACGGTTCAGAAGTTACAGTTCATGCTGAAGGACCTGATGCTGATGAAGCAGTTGAAGTATTAGGAGAATTATTAGCAACTATCAGAGACTAA
- a CDS encoding class II fructose-bisphosphate aldolase, producing MKYHFKDLGLSNTKEMFAKANKEGYAVPAFNFNNMEQLQGIIEACVEEGSPVILQVSTGARKYIGKEMLPWLAKAATAYVEASGSDIPVALHLDHGPNFAEAKDCIEYGFSSVMYDGSHHPYDENVAEAKQVADFAHQHDVTVEAELGVLAGIEDDVVAAEHVYTQPDEVEDFVTKTGVDSLAIAIGTSHGAHKFKPGDDPKLRLDILEEIEKRIPGFPIVLHGSSAVPHQFVEMINQYGGKIADAIGIPDSELRKAAKSAVAKINVDTDGRLAFTAGIREVFAKNPGEFDPRKYVGPAKDYMKEYYKDKIRNVFGSNGAYKAGAAR from the coding sequence ATGAAATATCATTTTAAAGATTTAGGATTAAGCAACACTAAAGAAATGTTTGCTAAAGCAAATAAAGAAGGTTATGCAGTACCTGCTTTTAACTTTAACAACATGGAACAATTACAAGGAATTATCGAAGCGTGTGTTGAAGAAGGGTCACCAGTAATTCTTCAAGTATCGACAGGTGCAAGAAAATATATTGGTAAAGAAATGTTACCTTGGCTTGCAAAAGCTGCAACAGCTTATGTAGAAGCATCAGGATCAGATATTCCAGTAGCATTGCACTTGGATCATGGTCCAAACTTCGCTGAAGCAAAAGACTGTATCGAATACGGATTCTCTTCAGTAATGTATGACGGATCTCACCACCCTTACGATGAAAACGTTGCAGAAGCAAAACAAGTTGCTGATTTCGCTCACCAACACGATGTTACAGTTGAAGCTGAATTAGGAGTTTTAGCTGGAATCGAAGACGATGTAGTAGCAGCAGAACATGTTTATACTCAACCTGATGAAGTTGAAGACTTCGTAACAAAAACAGGAGTTGATTCATTAGCAATCGCAATTGGAACTTCTCACGGAGCTCACAAATTCAAACCAGGAGACGATCCTAAATTAAGATTGGATATCTTGGAAGAAATCGAAAAAAGAATACCTGGATTCCCAATCGTATTACATGGTTCATCAGCAGTACCTCACCAATTTGTTGAAATGATTAACCAATATGGTGGAAAAATTGCAGATGCAATTGGTATCCCTGATTCAGAATTAAGAAAAGCTGCTAAATCAGCAGTAGCCAAAATTAACGTAGATACTGATGGAAGATTGGCTTTCACAGCAGGAATCAGAGAAGTATTCGCTAAAAACCCAGGAGAATTTGATCCTAGAAAATATGTAGGACCTGCAAAAGATTACATGAAAGAATACTACAAAGATAAAATCAGAAACGTATTTGGATCAAATGGAGCTTACAAAGCTGGAGCTGCAAGATAA